Part of the Xenopus tropicalis strain Nigerian chromosome 3, UCB_Xtro_10.0, whole genome shotgun sequence genome, tgacagaaagcccagaaagttaacaagcttcagctgcacttagaaacattgtttctcatatttaattaaataagtagcttttggcagagagcccagaaagtttacaagccccccctgcactgaaatacaattgtaactaataagctgaacaggtctcttgggggaactgagacatacagcttaaagggcaatttcagctttttcagcaaaactgtaataacaccaAACTgggccccaaaacccccagaaatgtgttcaaactttaaataacttgccaaatttagtcaaatgggagtggtatttagggggtgtggtgtGGTCTGCgtggcatttatttttgtccctctttccattttcaaaatgttgggaggtatgatctAGGCATTACAATGAAATCAGAACAGAAAAGATCCCAAGATAAGAAAGAAGCTGGTTCTGTGGCAGTTGCtataatactatatataataatatatatactaatattatTAGACAGAGGAGCTTCAGCCCTGGGTCTCAAGTAAGTGATAATTACAATTGAAACAAACTGGCACCCCCCCTCAGCGATAAATCATTTCCAAACAACCatctacatacctcccaacattttaaaaatgaaaagagggacaaaaagatttagcGTGCgcagtgcggcaaatttttggccacgcccacttttgtggccacgccccaattaccacaccccatttttttaaaaaatactccttttatatagatgaaatggcgggatcagacgcaaatgtgctattccctcatactgaactacctaaggaaaacaatatagcaacttctacatataaaatacaaatatagagagaaggcagtgagttataagtgagttataactatgtaccagttttgcccccccatacacagtgcccccaaacacacgtgcccccccatacacagtaaccccccatacacagtaccccccatgcacagtatccacctaatacacagtgcctccatacatgctgcagctgcttcttcttctgcagcggctcctctctatatgcggctccttgttcggcagagccaggcccttttataaggttacgcccgtgcgtgcgtgcgtgcgtgtgtgcgtgtgacgtcaatacgcacggggcgcaaccttataaaagggcctggctctgcCGAACAAGGAGCcacatatagagaggagccactgaagaagaTGAACGCgtgactacagccagcgcatcccgccagggccggatttgtcttctgggcgcccccctaggccgcccccgttgATCATCCCCCcaacgcgcatgcgcgaacaaccgcTCGCCCCGCCCCCCTGTGCGAGTGCGCATGctcatacatttaaagccccatacggagcagtggggagaagatcccactgctctgtattgaaaaaaactttagaaattctgttgtggcggggcggcatgccgcccctacatatctgccgccctaggcccgggcctttgtggcctctccacaaatccgggcctgtatcccgctgtcagggatagttccatgaatgtccggcattacggaaatgcgggacattcatggaactatccgggacagcgggatgcgctaccaaAAGCGGGCCAGTTGGGCAGTATGATTtcttgccatattaacaaggcctaaggttcccagacttataagggcccctttaaaatgtctgctatattttatgaatgagcgatacttcccctgcatgctgtgctctgccagagattcccaggagtgagagatatatgttaggggtgggaaggtgaaactgcccagcacacaaataaaagcagcagcctcttctgcctgataaaagacagagccccctcagcccctgacccactgagcaggagaggaatgcagccaaagccaatagttaacccttgcctgtcacaaatgctcctcccaggacaattaaacatcaaggtaaacctgtgagcttgagtgtagcaggggagattgaagagttaagggggcggggctttattccccagagcagagcaggcacagcaatcaattaaatggcaaacctgaaaagcgggacatctaacagtgaatccgggacagggaagtgccataaatatcgggactgtcccgctgaaagtACTGGTTACTTTGGGTTACAGCAGCTGGGAAACCTGTGCCCTCTGTCTGCCTGCAGCGCTGAGTCTCCCCATACTTCGTACTTACACCGAGCAAAAGCTCGTTACGCTGCCCAGGCTCCTACCCGCCCCTTTATTCATACAGACAGTACACTTCCCCACACATAAGTCTCTTTTACTGGTAAATTAAATTCATCTGCTTTTCAACATCATTTCTTAactggtctgcttcctctatagtcgAATAGTTCCGCCCAGGCTGCATCATGTGATCAGTCAGCTGGTACAGTGACGTCACGCCAATCCCGGTATGGATGGGATGGGAAGTTCCCCTGCTCCCCTGGAGGTCATGGGTATGTTGGCTGCAGGGCTTGAGCTGTGTCACGTGGTTGTACCCAAATTGACTGGAGACCGTAGATATTAACCAGTAACATAGCACTTCAGGCTCTAGAATGGGTCAGTATATGGGAGCGTTGGGGaaagttttaattttttgttcaggTAATTAGCGGGGCAATTGTATATGTGCCATAGCCGCCTCTATGTGTATAGCTGCTCTGAACACTGTAGGTCTCTATGGCATTCCTGGCCCCTCGGCGGCCTTTTGGATTTTGCCCCTCCTTACACCCCGTACTTACCATTGTAAGAGATGGAGCAGTGCAAgaacactctctgcactagaagagccaaaatgcCAATTCTAACATCGGAATTTCCGCTCTTGAAGTTAGCTGGAGCtgatttttgccgcccctggtaacttgcaggctGCTGCCACTTGAGTTTCTCAAtctgcctcatggcagcagcgtcacataaaacagctcatacgcaaagccctgcttcatcttaaaaaaacattttcagaaaattatacatttttagtagtatgtgccattgggcaatcctaaatagaaaatttgccattttaaaggggtggttcacctttaggttaacttttaatgtgttatagaaagtcctattcctagcaacattgcaGTTGGACTTCATTATtcgttttttatagttttgaaattatttgtctttctcttctacatctttgtaGCTTTTTGTTTGCTCTGTAAGCTTAAATCTTTCTTTTAAGGCCACCTTCTATTCATTATCCAGtctcttttttttaaaccactacatggttgctaaggtaaacagaatcctagcaaccagatagctgctgaaattccaggctggagagctgctgaacataaagctgagaaaccacaaataacaacaaatgaaaaccaattgcaggtTTTCTctgaatatcattgtctacatcataataaatgttaatttaaggGCAAACAACCCCATTAAGATGACACGGGCAGGTAAGCAGCTTCTGAGCCCTTTTGAGTGGCCTTTGCTGATTTTCagccaggtttgaaaatcccattggcgAAGACTGCAATTGCACTTTTTGCAGTCTGTTCCTGATGGGCCTGCATAGACCTTCTGTTATAATCAGGCTGATTCAGCCCTGCAGGTAAGTAGCCATATCAGTCAAACTTCAATACAATTGTCAATCATGCCATGCAAAGAATACTATACTTTCtgaatgaatgcttaaccaacagatattttatcatattaagtggccttttaaaggacatgtaaaccatacatgtactgcatacagtatatatcctcTCTAGCCAgcacatcacattttcctaaaacaaaaagcagctttcacctggtggctgTATTCCCTCTCATTCATCCTCAGtggcatttacatctgcaaacggaacatgtgtgctgtaaaggttatgtaatgaaaaatgcaggcttacacgggcagaactttgataaaaagtcctgcttggattaagCACTGTAACAGTTACattgagctcaggacaggaggctaggagaaaaaacatgtttctctagcagagtgcacagttagagcagagtttctatggaaaccagcattgccatctcttcattggttgctagactgaagggtgtgtttggtaacctgagttgagaagaactgagcatgttcaatagccaagagccaaagtcaatttctaagggagggggcctAGTGAGTTAGAGgaaaaggaatcctaagtgattaaagggatgctACAGGCTTACCGTTAaccaggtattaaaagatttttAAATAGGCTGTTCacttattacattttttgttgggggggtttacatgtcctttaagaactaAAACCAGTATAAGTAGACCCTATTGACCTATTTAGCTTAAATGGCTACCACCTTGGTTACCCCGATACCTCCCCATGTACATCAGCTTTTATAGTGTACATGTACAACTGTGTGCTTAGCACTATATCAGAGCTCATGGTTAGGCGCTTCTGTGTTGGTGTAGATAAGGTTTtgagactaagggctctggcacacggggagattagtagcacgcgacaaatctcccttgtcacgggcgaccaatctccccgagttgccatgacccgccatcccaccggcgaacatgtaagtcctAATACTTGGAAATCTTTGGCTGGTCGGATAGGTTTGAACATTTAAGCTGGTGATGTTCCATATCTATCAGTACATGGTGCAAGAAGAAGTGCCACAGCTTCCTCTGGGCATTCAGGCCAAGGCCTAATAAGTCAGATATTGTACAAGGCTGGCCATTAATGGCCTTATAAGGCACTGATTTAAAGTGAAACTGCCCACACTTTGACTCCTGCGAAAACCAGTCATTTCATGAATGATTGGATTGTATCTGATTTGGGTAAACTGATGACTGGTGAGGAAAGCAGAGGGAACCTTAGTTATAATACAGGACTATTGTCCAATCACAGAGGAGGATCATTAAGTCACTACTGCAGACTCCAATTAATCAGTACAACCAGCACATGGTTTTTAAATACATGCAGTATAAAGACTTAAAATTGCCATTTATACGAATTACAAAGGAGCTCAATGCGTTTTAGCTATTGTTTACTTTTAAACTGTTACAGTTCTAACTAGATCAGAGTCCTGCTTTTAGTGAGGGTCCCATTGTGTTAATGGCCCTTCATTTGGGGGGGACACTCCCATTATGAACAAGCTCCAGCTACTATATAATAATTTAATTCCATAAACAGCCTCCCTGTCAGTGGAATGAACAGGACGCATCGGTTtgcttttgttgttgttgtgatTTCCGGAACTCGCTGAGCTGTGCAGTCAGAGCCCGATAATTAATCAGCTCCCTTCTTATTTACTGCACTAAAATGGCAGGTGCTGCTATTTATTAATCATATGCAGACACAAACAAGGCCGGCATCACCCCAGTAATTAATAGAACAGGATCTTTTTCTTTGTGTGTTAATAAATAGGACTGGAGACTGTTAACAAATTGTAATGTTTAGTAAAAGCTACAGAGACACTTACTGTGCAGTAAATTAGCTCTGCATTCCTTTAATCTCTCTCTAATGATTCCACCACCACTGTAAGCCCCAACTGGTGGGAAATGCAGTATGGCCCGGGGTAGTGATTACAGTCACACAGCCATGTTGTGTGAATATAGGGGTAGTCTAGTAATATCTCCTGATTCCTTGATCAGAGATGGGACATGTACAGCCTTGCAGTTAAACTCTAGATGCCTCTCCAAAAGTCCCAACAACCTCTGAGAGCCTTTGACTTTGAGTGGAGactgaaagttgtagttcagtaacggCTTTAGCAAGATCATTATACACAGCACCCGTGTCTGGGGGCTAAATGATCATAAATTATCAAATCAATAGGGTCCATAAAAATTTGTGGAGGACCCCATCTGGCCATGGGCTATAGATAATTTTGGCCAAGGTCATAGTGGCAGATAGTACTTTTGATTGTTCCAAGCATAAAGGCCAATGAAAACATGAACGAAGGAAAATAAAGGGTGAGGAGATAGAGTGTGTGTGTAACCTTATGACATTAAGGGTTTAGGAATTTGTGTGTCTGCCTACTCTGGTTTTGGCTAACTTTAATACTCtgctttttcatttgttttcttttgacCTTATTTCTTGGCTCTCGTGTGCTGGAACCTTTCTTCTGTCGGCTCGTCATCTGTAGGATTAGCATCTTCCCCCCTTTTCCAGACATGCTTTTAGCGAAAACAGCCCATGAGGTGTTGCTTCGCCTTCTTCTTTTCCCATCAGGCTCTGGGGGCCCTCCACGCCCTAATGCATCAGAGGTTCTAACCCAGCACCTTTTACAACGGAATTTGCCTCCTTGGACTTCCTACTGTGTTAAGTATAGCTCTGTTTCCAATGACCAGTTTGCTCTGTCCAACTTCAACTGGGACGTGAAAGGGACAAATTACCATATTCTCCGAACAGGCTGCTTCCCATTCATTAAATATCACTGCTCCCGAGCTGCCCCCCAGGACCTGAGGCTCCACAACCTTTTTTTCACGGCACTCAAAGCCATAAATCTAGGTAAGTGATGGAGAGATGCTGTAATTACACCCCACACACTCCATCCTGCCTCCCACCCAAGGCTTATTAAATATTTAGCTTTATAAAGGCCATCAATTGTCTTTTCAAACAGAATATGTGGAGCGTGGCTTCCTGTGGCTGCTTATCCATATGGCTGGGATTAATTACTTTGCTTTATTATCGCAGCTTATTAAAATCTCCCTTGCTGCCGTTGGTTAGAACAGCCCATTATGTTAGCGGGTTATTATGGGTTTCATATTAATCGCATTATTATCTCTCTGGCTGCCTTTCATTAGCAAAGCTGCAGAGATGCtccaaacataaataaataaaataaacttatcCTTTCACTGCCTGCATAGAAGAGGGGGAGCCAAAGACGACAATATCAGAATGCAGAAGAAAGGAAATTATTGCTCTAAAGTCTTCTGGCCCTTACCTGTTCTGTGTGCCTTCTCTCTGCAGGCATCCCGACACTGATGTATGGCTTGGGGTCCTGGCTGTTTGCCCGAGTCACTGAGACTGTCCCAACCAGCTGCGGGCCAGTGACCATCTACTTTCTCATCAAGGAGGACGAAGGGGCCTTGTTCTGAGATATGCTGCAATGTAGTTCTCGTACCTTCTGTTCAAGTTGTCCCTTGGTGCCATCATTTCCATTTTACTCACCTTCAGTCCAACTCTCCACCCCACAGTTCTTTCCATCCCCATTTGATCCCTTTTACTGTCCCATATTTCTACTAGAACCAATGAGACTTATTTCTGATTCTGCCTTTTGTTATTTCATGCTATTTATTTTAGTAACGTTTGACAAATATAAATGAAGGTTATTCATAGTACTTAATATTGTTATAACAAGTGTCTTTTTTCGTATCCAGGGGGCCTTCAATCTGTGGCCCCCCAGACTTTTGCAGACTATAATTTTCAACATCTATCAACAGGGTTTAGCTGGTGGGCTGCAGATAAACATTCCTGCTCTACCCTAACCAAGGTTAAACGGCCATATAATACATTACCTGCACAAATGTACTACATATACAAACAAGTGACAGTGCTTAGGAGTATGGCAATCACTCTCTTTAGTAAGTGGTTGAGGGAAAGAGTTGGTCTATTCATTAtttgaagtcaggaaggattttttgaGTCATGATGGAGACAGCTTTAGATAAGACTTTATTATTGAGGTAAAGGTCAAAATTGATTTGACcctaaccaaaaaaaaataaatcgtAATGAAGTTGTAAACTTCATTATACTATAAACTATagtccccagaatgaatacttgaccaacatatagtttatataatgttaagtgacctattaaagaatatccCAAAACTGGAatttttatatcagtaaatattcccttttacatcctttcccttgatcccccATTTAGCGATTGGCTGTGTGCTTActttagagatcacatgaccagaaataatgcagctctaactgtaacaggaagaagtgtggaagcaaaagacagaactctgcccattaattagctgatggggcctagcatgtatgtgtgctttggcttgaatcctatgatcccaggaggaggcccttaattcttaaaatggcagttttctatttaggattacccaatagcacatagtactaaaaagtatatttttatgaaaatggtctatttagatcaggggtagggaacctatggctcgagagccagatgtggctcttttgatggctgcatctggctcgatgccaaatctttaataaaaaaaaataacggggggttgtggcctgcactcggcggatagaagacttgttctaagccttagaacacgtcttctatccaccgggcgcaggccatgccctcctccacatcacatccacatccggcatccttgggaccctccctaccttgccccacatcatccgcggccaaacatattgtatggctctcacggaattacattttaaaatatgtgatgtttatggctctctcagccaaaaaggttcccgacccctgatttagatgaagcagggttttacagatgagcttatttatgcaatatatttttatagagacctacattgtttgttcctttaattaatccaatgaaagtgagtgtaggaccggccacaCTGGGGATGACTTTaaagtagttggccagcttgaagtatattgcagtatatggacaaccaatccctgttttgttaaaggggaggacatttcttgatagcttaatgcacagaatgtcttaatgtcctatatatattgacatATTGAcagtgggtgagtgcagaggacttctTATGTATGTTTGACCCAACAAGAATCCTGCCCAACTTGCTGTGTCACACTGATTTATATACCCATACCCAACCTGCACATCTCTGGGGTCGCCTCCTGGGGCATGCACATGTATAGAAATAACAGCAGCAATCCGTATCCCAACTAGCTCTTCACTAGTCTAAATGCCATCTAAAGCAGTGCTCTCCATAATTTTACATGCTCTCATCCAGTTATGCACTGCTTTAGTTTTTTTAAGGGCCAGATGTTTACAATACAATGATTTCATACAAAGACATTTATGGGTAATATTGGGGGTCATAAAAATTTCTTAGAGGGTCACATCCTGCCTGGGATGTGTTTTCTTTTTGTAGACCTTAGTTAACCTTACATAAGGGGTACAAAGTTGCAGCTTTCCCACTTTAATTATGTCAGATATCCTCATAACTGGTCTTTTAATTCCAATTAATGTGTGTATTTGTTCAGACTGGTATTGTTGTGGCAATGTAGTTCATAACCTTAACATTCTATAAATCAATAAAGGTTCTTTCATTTTGGACTTTATTGCTTTACAGAGTGTTAAGTTCTACCCTCTTTAAGACTATGATAAAATGGCTTTTAATCACCCGAGTAAATGCAGTTTCTCCATGAAGCCCCattccttctccccccccccagtcaggaATGCTTTGATTTCGGATAACATGTACTGCTGACTCTGCGTACCtgatttccaataaatacaaataacgaGGCTGTGTGGCTGATCAGCGGCAAAGCAAGCTCCTCTGAGAGAGCCCCTGACAAACTGCCTCATCGATCTGACCGTTGTGAGCTGCAAGCTGCATTAAACAGACGTTTGATTTCTTGCCTAACGCTGTCACTGTGTTACAATTAGGCAAATGTAATATTTTCTTGTATTACATGGAAATCAATGCACCTTTTGCTCCCTCGGAGGTGATCACGGTGAGAGATGAGCTGTCGGGGTTCAGAGGTCGGCATAACGATATCATTTCTCAGCATGGATAAGTGGCTCTTCCATCTGTCACTGAGGACTCCTTCACACTTCTCAGTACATACTTCTACTGTGTGGATATATACAAGTACAGCATGGAGCAGATAATGATTGAATACCCATAACTGCAATATAGCATTGGAGATGCCAAGAAATACTACATTCAGCTCTGACATGGAAGCTAGGAGTTGTAATTCCCAACAATTAAAGGCACACAAGTTTGTTTCCTGCTCTAGGACCATGACTACATTTCCATGTGTTGCATGGTGTTAAATACAGAAACAGATGGAAAAGTTCAGATGGCACAGAACAGGTTAATAGTCCTTAGCAGTGACTGTAACTGAAGCTCAAGCACCCAGATCAGATCTCTGCCACATTTCAGCGTTCTTTATCTCTCTGTCTCATATTGTCACACTCTTGGGGTCAGAAAGATAGAGTGTCCCTGAAATGTGCTGAGAGATTTAGGCCTTTCAGGGCATAGCCAGGGTGAGAAGCCTAGAGGAAGTGCTAGAAAAATTGCATTATTACTATTCCAAGGTCAAAGGTGGGTCCCATCCTGTCTTCATTGGGATTTCATTACCTGGTGACCTCTTTCAGACTGTAGCAAAAAGGACCAGTGATAACTGGGCACCACACTGACATGGTGAAATTCTTAGTATAGAGAGATACTAAAGGGGATATATTCTTTTATATAGAAAACAGCATTGACTTCTGTTTTCTCTTGCACAAAGCAGAGAATTCCCTACGACATGCTCTCGCGTTACTTCCTTTTTGtaaaaaattgcagttgtgtCGTGCCATATGAATAGGACTTTAGCTGTCATAATATATATCTGTGTGGCGCAGGGAGCTCTGAAGTTACTTGCTGCTTCATAAATGGGACCCATAAATCACGAGAGCTGCAGATCATCTCCCTGAaaggctttcttttttttataattctttttatttttccaaaaaaagggggggatacagaagaaaaaagggaaaagggGAAGCAAGAATTTCCATTTGGAAAATGCAGACATTGTTCTGTTGGTAAGTAGTATACAAACAGGTGGTAAAACATGTACACAGGCAATATATGCATATTAACAGTTCAGATAAGTCCTATAAGTCTTATATCATAGGGATAAGAACCTTGAGATTTGTCTTAGGGAGGGGTTAAAGTTAATTTTCTGGAAGGCTTTCTAATAGAAAGGATAATTGTAAGGCTGAACTGtaagttttaaatttttttttttttaaaaatttaggcTTCTACTATGTATCTAACTAGTCTTTCTGACAACTGCCTCATTACTAGGGtcagttaccctagcaacaagtagtttttttatatattagacCAGAAAGCTGCGGAGAAAAATaggtaagttaaaaaataaaaaaggaaatgccTAATAGACTTACAGTACCACTGTTATCATTCTAAAGGATCATTGCCTTTAATAAAACTAAGTAAGCACTAATAGGCAAGAATGCTGAACAAGCAGAACCATAGTGCAGCAGACCTTGTGACCACTTAGGGGGCCAAGAAATGTAGGGGGACTAGTGGGGCCTTagaggacaatgaaaggttaatataaattaaaagtaagtctactTTTCCAAACTCTTCCGATCAACATATCGGCAAGCTTCTTTAAATCTCAAAATTCAATTGTCAGTAGTTTTGTTTGGTGCAAACAACGTCCTAGACTACGGAAAAGCATCTTATATCTTCCCAAAAATCTTGGAGGCCTAGGTTTACCAGATTTTACCACATACTATCAAGCAAGTCTACTAGCTAAATTAACGGAACATACCCAGCCCGGCATTAGTAAACAGTGGAAATCACTAGAGGACTACTGGGCTAAACAACCACTACAGAACGTT contains:
- the c15orf61 gene encoding uncharacterized protein C15orf61 homolog isoform X1, yielding MGLHRPSVIIRLIQPCRISIFPPFPDMLLAKTAHEVLLRLLLFPSGSGGPPRPNASEVLTQHLLQRNLPPWTSYCVKYSSVSNDQFALSNFNWDVKGTNYHILRTGCFPFIKYHCSRAAPQDLRLHNLFFTALKAINLGIPTLMYGLGSWLFARVTETVPTSCGPVTIYFLIKEDEGALF
- the c15orf61 gene encoding uncharacterized protein C15orf61 homolog isoform X2, which produces MLLAKTAHEVLLRLLLFPSGSGGPPRPNASEVLTQHLLQRNLPPWTSYCVKYSSVSNDQFALSNFNWDVKGTNYHILRTGCFPFIKYHCSRAAPQDLRLHNLFFTALKAINLGIPTLMYGLGSWLFARVTETVPTSCGPVTIYFLIKEDEGALF